Proteins co-encoded in one uncultured Draconibacterium sp. genomic window:
- a CDS encoding biopolymer transporter ExbD has protein sequence MSKFRKDDGKELPPISTASLPDIVFMLLFFFMVSTTMREVTLKVKMRIPEATELSKLEKKSLVSYIYIGEPLPTYQKTFGKAPRIQLNDQFATVDEVQDFVIAEREARDEAEQPFMVTSLKIDENTRMSIVGDVKQELRKSAALNINYSSRKKAER, from the coding sequence ATGAGCAAGTTTAGAAAAGATGATGGTAAGGAATTACCTCCTATTTCAACGGCCTCGTTGCCTGACATTGTGTTCATGCTTCTGTTCTTCTTTATGGTTAGTACAACAATGCGTGAGGTAACACTAAAAGTAAAAATGCGTATTCCGGAAGCTACAGAATTGAGTAAGCTGGAAAAGAAATCTTTAGTAAGTTACATTTACATTGGTGAACCTCTTCCTACGTATCAAAAAACGTTTGGTAAGGCACCACGTATTCAGTTGAACGATCAATTCGCAACAGTAGATGAAGTACAAGATTTCGTTATTGCTGAGCGCGAAGCCAGAGATGAGGCTGAACAACCATTTATGGTTACTTCGTTGAAAATTGATGAGAATACAAGAATGAGTATTGTAGGTGATGTAAAGCAGGAGCTGCGTAAATCGGCTGCACTGAACATTAACTACTCGTCAAGAAAGAAAGCTGAAAGATAA
- a CDS encoding C-GCAxxG-C-C family protein gives MNKFLDNNQLGNEAAELFLQDYNCAQSVLLAYSDVLQIDKETAINLSCGFGGGMSRLQETCGAVSAAYMIFGLANADLKDNPEKVAKTYTMVQTFHKQFTQLRGTTVCKTLISCDLNTEDGQKYFKANNLKADVCEGCIRDSVKLINEIIRESHRE, from the coding sequence ATGAATAAATTTTTAGACAACAACCAGCTTGGCAATGAAGCAGCAGAGCTGTTTTTGCAGGATTATAATTGTGCCCAATCTGTTTTGTTAGCTTATTCTGATGTTTTGCAAATAGATAAGGAAACCGCGATTAATTTGTCGTGTGGATTTGGGGGCGGGATGAGCCGGTTGCAGGAAACTTGTGGTGCTGTATCAGCAGCCTATATGATTTTTGGTTTGGCAAATGCCGATTTGAAAGATAATCCGGAAAAGGTTGCGAAGACATACACGATGGTTCAAACATTTCATAAGCAGTTTACGCAGCTAAGAGGAACAACCGTTTGTAAAACCTTAATCAGTTGTGACTTAAATACTGAAGATGGTCAGAAGTATTTTAAAGCCAATAACTTGAAAGCGGATGTCTGCGAGGGGTGTATCCGCGATTCAGTTAAGCTGATAAATGAAATAATCCGAGAATCTCACCGGGAATAA
- a CDS encoding DEAD/DEAH box helicase produces MSGKKKNQKNILSKLNIEKLNPMQEEAKLAIHKADNTILLSPTGTGKTLAFMLPIIAELDSDCEFVQVLILVPSRELAIQIEQVTRDMGTGYKCNAFYGGRNFSKDRIDLNRPPAILIGTPGRIADHMRRETFYTHKIKTLVLDEFDKSLEIGFEKDMQDIVSFLPEVEKKILTSATHRVRIPEFLAFNNPLSVNFLKDEIPELEIKTIVSPEKDKLETLVKALRHLGNQPGIIFCNFKESIDRVSTFLTDNGISHGTFYGGMEQTDRERVLIKFRNGTLRLIIATDLAARGLDIPELKFILHYHLPLRFQEFTHRNGRTARMHSEGTAYILKWEGENYPDFIQPTKIEELTDAPLPALTGWDTLFVSGGRKDKISKGDIAGLFFKQGKLGKDELGVIELKHDCAFVAVRSDKVEAVIPAVSNTKLKNKKVRISLI; encoded by the coding sequence ATGTCAGGAAAAAAGAAGAACCAGAAAAATATTCTCAGCAAGCTAAATATCGAAAAGCTTAATCCGATGCAGGAGGAGGCAAAACTTGCCATTCATAAAGCCGATAATACCATTTTACTTTCGCCAACCGGAACAGGAAAAACGCTGGCCTTTATGTTACCCATTATTGCAGAACTCGATTCGGATTGCGAATTTGTACAGGTGTTAATTCTAGTTCCTTCGCGCGAACTGGCGATACAAATTGAGCAGGTTACCCGCGATATGGGTACAGGTTATAAATGCAATGCTTTTTACGGAGGACGAAATTTTAGTAAAGACCGAATTGATTTAAACCGGCCACCAGCAATTTTAATTGGTACGCCGGGAAGAATTGCCGACCACATGCGACGTGAAACGTTTTATACGCACAAAATAAAAACGCTCGTTCTTGATGAGTTTGATAAATCGCTGGAAATTGGTTTTGAAAAAGATATGCAAGACATTGTATCTTTCCTTCCCGAAGTAGAGAAAAAGATTCTTACATCGGCAACTCATCGTGTGCGCATCCCCGAGTTTCTGGCTTTTAATAACCCGCTCAGTGTCAATTTTCTGAAAGATGAGATTCCTGAACTGGAGATAAAAACTATTGTTTCGCCCGAGAAAGATAAACTGGAAACATTGGTAAAAGCTTTGCGACATTTAGGAAACCAACCCGGCATTATCTTTTGCAATTTTAAAGAATCAATTGACCGGGTTAGTACTTTTCTTACTGATAACGGGATTAGCCACGGTACTTTTTATGGAGGCATGGAACAAACCGACCGAGAGCGGGTACTGATTAAATTCAGAAACGGCACGCTCCGGTTAATTATAGCAACCGATCTGGCAGCGCGCGGTTTAGATATTCCTGAGTTAAAATTTATTCTGCATTACCATCTTCCCTTACGTTTTCAGGAATTTACACACCGCAATGGGCGAACAGCTCGAATGCACAGTGAAGGAACTGCTTATATACTAAAATGGGAAGGGGAAAATTATCCTGATTTTATTCAACCTACCAAAATTGAGGAACTGACAGATGCACCTCTACCCGCACTAACAGGTTGGGATACGCTTTTTGTTTCGGGCGGACGGAAAGATAAAATTTCGAAAGGCGATATTGCCGGACTGTTTTTTAAACAAGGTAAACTCGGCAAAGATGAATTAGGTGTGATCGAATTAAAACACGACTGCGCTTTTGTAGCTGTTCGGTCGGATAAAGTTGAGGCAGTAATTCCGGCAGTTAGCAACACTAAGTTGAAAAATAAAAAAGTTCGCATTTCGCTTATTTAA
- a CDS encoding SusD/RagB family nutrient-binding outer membrane lipoprotein yields MKKYILSAILLVWVFSSCSNLEELNENPNNVPETHPQLLLTDIEWNAFQVEGLDPMFAARMVVQTDGENANQYYNWNRAGFGDYAKLRNITKMMEEAERIENTAYTALGKFFRAYYFYNLTLTFGDIPYSDALKGETDEVFAPVYDSQKEIFKGILKELEEADALLANDNSIIAGDIIYNGSTSQWRKCINSFRLKVLITLSKKESDSDLNVKNTFANIYNNSPIIESNTDNGQLVFIDELGSRYTEYNSSSYGSARYMDSTYVKRLQDLNDPRLFIFCGQTRNAKEAGLGINDFSAYEGGDPIAPYNEVNLKAAAGKASKVNLRYTTDPTTEPHVFLGYTEVQLILAEAAVRGWINTSGKEHYENAVKASFEFYNSHAADYAAYVNTNAANAYLQGELVDFANASSNKEKLKLIMLQKYIPSFLQGGWRMYFDHLRTGYPEFRVDGTNTPPLRWMYPTSEYQQNSKHVSAAISAQFGEGNDKIRETTWWLK; encoded by the coding sequence ATGAAGAAATATATATTATCAGCAATACTTTTGGTTTGGGTATTCAGTTCTTGCAGCAATTTGGAAGAGCTAAACGAGAACCCAAACAATGTACCCGAAACGCATCCGCAGCTTTTACTTACCGATATTGAATGGAATGCTTTTCAGGTTGAAGGACTAGACCCAATGTTTGCCGCACGAATGGTAGTGCAAACCGATGGAGAAAATGCGAACCAGTACTACAACTGGAACCGTGCGGGTTTTGGCGATTATGCAAAACTACGGAATATTACAAAAATGATGGAGGAAGCAGAACGTATTGAAAACACAGCTTATACCGCATTGGGAAAATTTTTCCGTGCCTATTATTTTTATAATCTCACACTAACTTTTGGCGACATACCTTATTCTGATGCTTTGAAAGGAGAAACCGACGAAGTATTTGCCCCGGTTTACGATTCGCAAAAGGAAATTTTTAAAGGAATATTGAAGGAGCTGGAAGAAGCTGATGCCTTGCTGGCCAACGACAACAGCATTATTGCTGGCGATATTATTTACAATGGAAGCACAAGCCAGTGGCGTAAATGTATCAACTCGTTTCGTTTAAAAGTACTCATCACTCTTTCAAAAAAAGAATCGGATTCTGATTTGAACGTTAAAAACACCTTTGCAAACATTTACAACAACTCGCCAATTATTGAATCGAATACCGACAACGGACAACTCGTTTTTATCGACGAATTGGGAAGTCGTTATACCGAATACAACAGCAGTAGCTATGGCTCGGCCCGATACATGGACTCAACATACGTGAAGCGTCTGCAGGATTTGAACGATCCGCGATTATTTATTTTTTGCGGACAAACACGTAATGCAAAAGAAGCCGGTTTGGGCATAAACGATTTTTCGGCCTACGAAGGTGGCGACCCGATTGCTCCTTATAACGAGGTAAACCTAAAAGCAGCAGCCGGAAAAGCATCGAAAGTAAACCTGAGATACACCACCGACCCGACAACCGAACCTCATGTATTTTTGGGATATACCGAAGTTCAGCTAATTCTTGCCGAAGCCGCTGTACGTGGATGGATCAACACCTCGGGCAAAGAGCACTACGAAAATGCGGTAAAAGCATCGTTTGAGTTTTACAACTCCCATGCTGCCGATTATGCTGCTTATGTAAATACCAATGCAGCAAATGCATATTTGCAAGGCGAATTGGTTGATTTTGCCAATGCTTCATCAAACAAAGAGAAACTAAAGCTGATAATGCTTCAGAAATATATTCCATCATTTCTGCAAGGCGGATGGCGGATGTATTTTGATCATTTACGCACCGGTTATCCAGAGTTTAGAGTTGATGGCACAAATACTCCACCATTGCGATGGATGTACCCAACCAGCGAATACCAGCAAAACAGCAAACATGTAAGCGCTGCAATTTCTGCACAATTTGGAGAAGGTAACGACAAAATCAGAGAAACTACATGGTGGTTAAAATAG
- a CDS encoding SusC/RagA family TonB-linked outer membrane protein: protein MKHFIVTIGFLMMGLVLFAQKKEITGRITETNGLSLPGVTIMEKGTSNGTVSDSNGNYRIEVSENATLLFSFIGYTAKEVPVEGNTLLNVVLAEDLQEIDEVIVTALGISQEKKALGYTTQEVKAETITSVNAPNMGNMLSGQVAGLTVDTKTGIFQSPGFHLRGKEPLIVIDEVPVETDFFDVSSADIANIVVLKGPTASSLYGSRGRNGAILITTKKAAKKGLNITISNSTMISAGYTVFPETQNEYGNGSNGKYEFWDGQDGGISDGDMIWGPKFSDNLEIPQWNSPIYDNVTGETIPWWGDVSGTQYDDKSRYSRVPIPWKYHNNLKDFMGTGIVSTSNFSIASKNEKASTRFSGFYQSEKGRVPNSKLKTGGLTFNGLYNLTSNLTLDAKLSYNKVYSPNYPRYGYGPKNHMYTILIWMGDDVNGQELKEHMYIPGQEGYRQANYNYAWYNNVYFAANELNQKHDRNTVNGQVKMKWDITEDLSLQGRSSAVLKHTFEDRESPKSYLNYGDPREGDYKTWNTDQVNIDNDILLSYKKDFSEQFGLSANAGASMFYKKYQQEYNATDGLVVPWVYSLNNSLGNVKASTYFQEREIRSVFGTLSGDMLDAFFLTVTARNDWSSTLPTSNNSYFYPSVSLSTLLSNLIDFPEAVDYLKLYGSWAEVSSDLDPYQISSYYNNQGTYNGASKVSYPIPDPETGKIAIANPNIKPEKSISFELGLSSVFLKNRLSFDFTYYNIVDENQIINLPISEASGFEARKVNGNQYTTNGFEVMMSANPVRKSNFRWDVGLNWTTSVKKLTEIYGGAKKYGNYSLNERVDNYYSTGWMKTAEGKLIVSAETGLPSKDPNPQLFGHTTPDWMFGLQNHLKYKNLSLDIDIDGSIGGVMWSKTVEKMWWGGKHPNSVEYRDAEYAAGHPVYVPDAVNVVSGELTTDTEGNVISDTRQYQPNETAVSWQTWSQNYPYRARVSQDESEKFANVFDRSFVKLRKVSFSYDLTNLINVNAFKKVEASAYGYNLAMWKKADIIDPDYGNDNDLQDPSTRYVGLGLTVTF, encoded by the coding sequence ATGAAACACTTTATTGTAACTATCGGATTTCTGATGATGGGGCTAGTCCTTTTTGCCCAGAAGAAGGAAATTACGGGAAGAATTACAGAAACAAACGGACTTTCCTTACCCGGAGTAACTATTATGGAAAAAGGAACATCAAACGGAACAGTTTCCGACTCCAATGGAAATTACCGAATTGAAGTGAGCGAAAACGCAACGCTTTTGTTTTCGTTTATTGGCTATACAGCAAAAGAAGTACCGGTTGAGGGGAACACCCTGCTTAATGTTGTTTTAGCAGAAGACCTTCAGGAAATTGATGAAGTTATTGTAACTGCTCTGGGTATTAGCCAGGAGAAAAAAGCGCTTGGTTATACTACTCAGGAAGTAAAGGCGGAAACCATAACCAGTGTTAATGCGCCCAACATGGGGAACATGTTAAGTGGTCAGGTAGCCGGTTTAACCGTTGATACCAAAACAGGTATTTTTCAAAGCCCCGGCTTCCATCTTCGTGGCAAAGAGCCGCTGATTGTAATTGATGAAGTTCCGGTTGAAACCGACTTTTTTGATGTTTCATCTGCCGACATTGCAAACATTGTAGTACTAAAAGGGCCCACTGCCTCGTCGCTTTACGGATCGCGGGGAAGGAACGGGGCTATTCTTATTACTACCAAAAAAGCTGCCAAAAAGGGTCTGAATATTACCATCTCAAACAGCACAATGATTTCGGCTGGTTACACCGTTTTCCCGGAAACACAAAACGAATATGGAAACGGATCGAATGGCAAGTACGAGTTCTGGGACGGACAAGACGGTGGTATCTCAGACGGAGATATGATATGGGGCCCCAAATTCTCCGACAACCTTGAAATTCCGCAGTGGAACAGCCCGATTTACGACAATGTAACAGGCGAAACTATTCCGTGGTGGGGCGATGTTTCGGGAACGCAATACGATGATAAATCGCGCTATTCGAGGGTTCCAATACCTTGGAAATACCACAACAACCTGAAAGACTTTATGGGAACCGGCATTGTGTCAACATCAAACTTTTCAATCGCATCAAAAAACGAAAAAGCATCAACACGTTTTTCAGGCTTTTACCAGTCAGAGAAAGGGAGAGTACCCAACTCAAAACTAAAAACCGGAGGCCTAACTTTTAACGGGTTATACAACCTTACTTCAAACCTTACACTCGATGCCAAACTGTCGTACAACAAAGTTTATTCGCCCAATTATCCTCGCTATGGCTACGGTCCTAAAAACCACATGTACACCATACTTATCTGGATGGGCGACGATGTAAACGGACAAGAACTGAAAGAACACATGTATATTCCCGGGCAGGAAGGCTACCGCCAGGCCAACTACAACTACGCCTGGTATAACAACGTGTATTTTGCAGCTAACGAGCTAAACCAAAAACACGATAGAAATACGGTTAACGGCCAGGTTAAAATGAAGTGGGATATTACCGAAGACCTGAGCCTACAGGGAAGAAGCTCTGCGGTGTTAAAACATACTTTTGAAGACCGCGAAAGCCCAAAATCATACCTTAACTACGGCGACCCGCGCGAAGGTGATTACAAAACATGGAATACCGACCAAGTAAATATCGACAACGACATTTTGCTGTCGTATAAAAAAGATTTCTCCGAGCAATTTGGATTAAGTGCCAACGCCGGAGCATCAATGTTTTACAAAAAATACCAGCAGGAATATAACGCTACCGATGGTTTAGTAGTTCCCTGGGTGTATAGTTTGAACAACTCGCTGGGAAATGTAAAAGCATCAACCTACTTTCAGGAACGCGAAATACGAAGTGTATTCGGAACTTTATCGGGGGATATGCTGGATGCCTTTTTCTTAACTGTTACTGCACGTAACGACTGGTCTTCTACACTGCCAACCTCAAACAATTCGTACTTCTACCCTTCGGTTTCCTTAAGTACCCTTTTGTCAAACCTTATTGATTTTCCGGAAGCTGTTGACTACCTAAAATTATACGGATCGTGGGCAGAAGTATCAAGCGATCTTGATCCTTACCAAATCTCATCGTATTACAATAATCAAGGAACTTATAATGGAGCGTCAAAAGTATCTTATCCAATTCCAGATCCTGAAACAGGAAAAATAGCCATCGCAAATCCAAATATCAAACCTGAAAAGTCTATTTCATTCGAATTGGGGCTTTCTTCCGTATTTTTAAAAAACCGGTTAAGTTTTGATTTCACTTACTACAATATTGTGGATGAAAATCAAATCATTAACCTGCCAATTTCTGAAGCAAGTGGATTTGAAGCAAGAAAAGTAAATGGTAACCAATACACAACCAATGGTTTCGAAGTAATGATGAGTGCTAATCCAGTGCGTAAAAGTAATTTCCGCTGGGATGTTGGATTAAACTGGACAACAAGCGTTAAGAAACTTACTGAAATTTATGGCGGTGCAAAAAAATACGGGAACTACTCGTTGAATGAGCGCGTTGACAACTACTACTCCACAGGCTGGATGAAAACTGCCGAAGGTAAGCTTATTGTATCGGCAGAAACCGGTCTGCCATCAAAAGACCCTAATCCGCAATTATTTGGACATACGACTCCCGACTGGATGTTTGGCTTACAAAACCATTTAAAATACAAAAACCTTTCGCTCGATATCGATATCGACGGATCGATTGGCGGCGTAATGTGGTCGAAAACAGTAGAAAAAATGTGGTGGGGAGGTAAACACCCCAACTCGGTTGAATACCGCGATGCAGAGTACGCTGCCGGTCATCCGGTTTATGTGCCCGATGCCGTAAACGTTGTTAGTGGCGAACTAACCACCGATACTGAAGGAAACGTAATTTCCGATACACGCCAATACCAACCCAACGAAACTGCCGTTAGCTGGCAAACCTGGAGCCAAAACTATCCTTACCGCGCAAGAGTGTCGCAAGACGAAAGCGAAAAATTTGCCAATGTTTTCGATCGCAGCTTTGTAAAACTACGCAAAGTGTCTTTTTCTTACGATTTAACCAACCTTATCAATGTAAATGCTTTCAAAAAAGTTGAAGCATCAGCTTACGGTTACAACCTTGCTATGTGGAAAAAAGCCGATATCATTGATCCCGACTATGGAAATGACAACGATCTGCAGGATCCGTCAACACGTTATGTGGGCTTGGGATTAACCGTAACATTCTAA
- a CDS encoding metallophosphoesterase, whose amino-acid sequence MKRRNFLGALGTSALSVSTLSFTTNITPDESKDRLFRIAHLTDMHIFESEKVARGMKQLLKEIHQMEDKPDFVLNTGDNIMDALKHSKEEVEQQWAAWTRYYKNELQYPLYSCIGNHDVWGWGLKDQPIQNDPLYGKAWAMKMLELEERFYAFEHKGWKFICLDSPAPVENASYTALLDDEQFQWLKKELNHTEASTPICIVSHIPILSASVFYDGNNVKDGQWQVPGAWMHTDSKKLKDLFYKHPNVKAALSGHVHLADKTEYLGVHYHCNGAACGGWWDGSYQEFGPAYAIIDFYADGTITTDLKEYKF is encoded by the coding sequence ATGAAACGACGAAATTTTCTTGGAGCACTTGGAACATCAGCGCTCTCCGTATCAACATTATCCTTTACAACAAACATCACTCCCGATGAGAGTAAAGATCGGTTATTCCGAATCGCTCACTTAACTGATATGCACATTTTTGAATCGGAGAAAGTAGCCCGCGGAATGAAACAATTGTTGAAAGAGATTCACCAAATGGAAGACAAGCCTGATTTTGTGCTCAACACCGGTGATAATATTATGGATGCCCTTAAGCATTCGAAAGAAGAAGTGGAGCAGCAGTGGGCTGCCTGGACGCGCTATTATAAAAATGAGTTACAATACCCTTTATACAGCTGCATTGGCAACCACGATGTTTGGGGATGGGGACTAAAAGACCAACCCATCCAGAACGATCCGCTATACGGAAAAGCATGGGCCATGAAAATGCTGGAACTCGAAGAACGATTTTATGCATTCGAACACAAAGGCTGGAAATTTATTTGTCTCGACAGTCCGGCACCAGTAGAAAATGCAAGTTACACTGCCCTACTCGATGATGAACAGTTTCAGTGGTTAAAGAAAGAATTAAACCATACTGAAGCTTCAACACCAATATGTATTGTTTCGCATATCCCAATTTTATCTGCATCAGTTTTTTACGATGGCAACAATGTAAAAGACGGCCAATGGCAGGTTCCCGGAGCCTGGATGCACACTGATTCAAAAAAGTTAAAAGACCTTTTTTATAAACACCCAAATGTAAAAGCAGCATTAAGCGGGCATGTTCACCTGGCCGACAAAACTGAATATTTGGGCGTACACTACCATTGCAACGGTGCCGCGTGTGGCGGTTGGTGGGATGGCAGTTATCAGGAATTTGGCCCGGCTTATGCAATAATCGACTTTTATGCCGACGGAACCATTACTACTGATTTAAAAGAATATAAATTCTAA
- a CDS encoding TonB-dependent receptor has protein sequence MIKLKLAFFIFLLSVSGVSAQSYVRVINAKTSSPIEHAILISDNFLTQTDDEGRAKLDGFWEDEKILFKHSSYIPFVSTRQKIENHSRTVLLVESPVRLDEIVVSVNRWKQSKTEIPHTIISIQPEEIMHYNPQTTADMLGTESGIFIQKSQMGGGSPMIRGFAANRVLIMVDGIRMNNAIYRSGNLQNVISVDAQSLQNTEVIFGPGSVIYGSDALGGVMSFNTLSPKLSTNDDFEAFGKVYARYSTANFEKTGHFSYNFGGKKWASVISATFTDFDDLTMGTSGPDEYLRPEYVADAPYSGEDQIVQNSNNREQKYTGYNQFNLLGKLRYRPNETIDMTLSAQHSQTSDIPRYDRLIQYSGDELKYAEWYYGPQEWTLLSGRLQLKKEMLLFNKANLLLGYQDYTESRHDRKRNKDVLRNRTENVNVYSANLDFGKDIDKKSELFYGLEGYFNKVGSTGFSENLLSGEQENIAPRYPNDSKYSSLAAYYSFKYSISPKIIFQMGSRFTYTHLEGKFDSNYYQFPFDGFNMNNSAFNGNLGLVWHPTTEWQINIHGSTGFRSPNIDDVAKVFDSEPGTVVVPNPDLKPEYARNLELSLIRSYQNKVKVELTGFYTWMKDAMVRRAFDGLGQDSILYDGEMSRVEALVNAESATIYGTTVNIEYLFNNQWRTRHDITVTKGEDSEGLPIRHVPPVFGSSHIIFEGPKLYLDFYVNYNGKLNFENLAPDEQDKPHLYIPDENGNPYSPSWWTANIKSNYQLNSSLTLSGGIENIFNKRYRPYSSGVVSPGMNFVISALFKF, from the coding sequence GTGATAAAATTAAAACTAGCCTTTTTTATATTTCTGCTTTCTGTTTCCGGTGTTTCTGCTCAGTCGTATGTTCGTGTAATAAATGCCAAAACCAGTTCGCCAATTGAGCATGCCATACTTATTTCTGATAACTTTCTTACACAAACCGATGACGAAGGCAGGGCAAAACTCGACGGTTTTTGGGAGGATGAAAAAATACTTTTCAAACATTCATCTTACATACCGTTTGTAAGCACTCGCCAAAAAATTGAAAATCATAGCCGAACGGTGCTATTGGTTGAAAGTCCGGTACGGCTTGATGAAATAGTTGTTTCGGTAAACCGCTGGAAACAGTCGAAAACAGAGATTCCGCATACCATAATATCAATACAGCCCGAGGAAATAATGCATTACAATCCGCAAACCACTGCCGACATGCTGGGTACCGAAAGTGGTATATTTATCCAAAAAAGCCAGATGGGAGGCGGCAGTCCGATGATCCGTGGTTTTGCTGCCAACCGCGTTCTGATTATGGTAGACGGAATTCGGATGAACAATGCCATTTACCGCAGCGGAAATCTGCAAAATGTAATTTCTGTTGATGCGCAAAGCCTGCAAAATACCGAAGTTATTTTTGGACCGGGGTCGGTAATTTACGGAAGCGATGCACTAGGAGGCGTAATGAGTTTTAACACGCTTTCGCCCAAACTTTCGACAAACGATGATTTTGAAGCTTTTGGAAAAGTATACGCCCGCTACTCAACTGCCAATTTTGAAAAAACCGGACATTTCTCATATAATTTTGGTGGCAAAAAATGGGCATCAGTAATTAGCGCGACCTTCACCGATTTTGATGATTTAACAATGGGAACTTCCGGCCCCGACGAATATTTACGTCCCGAATATGTGGCGGACGCTCCTTATTCCGGCGAAGACCAGATTGTGCAAAACAGCAACAACCGCGAACAAAAATATACAGGCTACAACCAGTTTAACTTATTGGGGAAACTGCGCTACAGACCCAATGAAACAATTGATATGACTCTGAGCGCCCAGCACTCGCAAACCAGTGATATTCCGCGTTACGACAGGCTTATTCAGTACAGTGGCGATGAACTAAAATATGCCGAATGGTATTATGGACCGCAAGAATGGACACTTTTATCGGGGCGACTGCAACTGAAAAAAGAAATGTTATTATTCAACAAGGCAAACTTGCTGTTGGGCTACCAGGATTACACCGAAAGCCGACACGACCGCAAACGGAATAAAGACGTACTGCGTAACCGCACCGAAAATGTAAATGTATATTCGGCCAACCTCGATTTTGGAAAAGATATCGATAAAAAAAGTGAACTATTTTATGGTTTAGAAGGCTATTTTAACAAGGTCGGTTCAACCGGCTTTTCCGAAAATCTGCTCTCGGGTGAACAGGAAAATATTGCTCCGCGTTATCCCAACGACTCAAAGTATTCGAGCCTGGCGGCGTATTACTCTTTTAAATATTCCATCAGCCCCAAAATTATTTTCCAGATGGGATCGCGCTTTACCTACACGCATTTAGAAGGCAAATTCGACTCCAACTATTATCAGTTCCCCTTCGATGGATTCAATATGAACAACTCGGCCTTTAACGGGAACCTGGGCCTTGTTTGGCACCCCACTACCGAGTGGCAAATTAATATTCATGGCTCCACCGGTTTTCGCTCGCCCAATATTGATGATGTTGCCAAGGTTTTCGACTCGGAACCCGGCACGGTTGTGGTTCCCAATCCCGACTTAAAACCGGAATATGCCCGCAACCTGGAGCTAAGTCTAATCCGATCGTACCAAAATAAAGTGAAGGTTGAACTTACCGGTTTTTACACCTGGATGAAAGATGCCATGGTTCGGCGAGCTTTCGACGGACTCGGACAGGACTCTATTTTATACGACGGCGAAATGAGCCGCGTGGAAGCATTGGTGAATGCCGAGTCGGCAACCATTTACGGAACAACGGTGAATATAGAATACCTCTTTAATAACCAGTGGCGAACCCGCCACGATATTACTGTTACAAAAGGAGAAGATTCGGAGGGTTTACCCATTCGACATGTGCCGCCGGTATTTGGTTCGTCGCACATTATTTTCGAAGGGCCAAAATTGTACCTTGATTTCTACGTAAACTACAATGGCAAACTTAATTTCGAGAATCTGGCTCCCGACGAGCAAGACAAACCTCATTTGTATATTCCCGATGAAAACGGCAATCCGTATTCGCCATCATGGTGGACGGCCAACATAAAATCGAACTACCAATTGAATTCAAGCCTGACACTGAGTGGCGGAATAGAAAACATTTTCAACAAACGCTATCGTCCTTATTCTTCGGGAGTTGTGTCGCCGGGAATGAACTTTGTTATTTCTGCATTATTTAAATTTTAA